One window of the Triticum dicoccoides isolate Atlit2015 ecotype Zavitan chromosome 3B, WEW_v2.0, whole genome shotgun sequence genome contains the following:
- the LOC119281623 gene encoding EID1-like F-box protein 3, which translates to MSEGARNTRQFRGAWSGGGGTGGIGSASYRDGDGGIGSPRYRGVNTGILDEQVLSLVFRSINWDPQALCTAASVNRRLRAVAERVLWRELCISRAPRMVASLTAAAGVGVGAAPPPPGRIGGGWPALAKLLSFCCGAAGTAVAVPGHLTRVSRFSKTSGRSFLSRRCRSDMLYVSDPCEHAVPGADDDLGAYRGVFRWFMRSRTRACLLGHQAELDPRVRCPYCGARVWNMVAANLVPRGASRRMGSDEGRLEYYVCVSGHVHGNCWLAHLTSSEGEHDDDPDSDDASEGGSGWDGHVAP; encoded by the coding sequence ATGAGCGAGGGCGCGCGGAACACGCGGCAGTTCCGCGGCGcgtggagcggcggcggcgggacgggtGGCATTGGCAGCGCGAGCTACCGGGATGGCGACGGCGGCATTGGGTCCCCGCGCTACAGGGGCGTCAACACGGGGATCCTGGACGAGCAGGTGCTGTCGCTGGTGTTCCGCTCCATCAACTGGGACCCGCAGGCGCTCTGCACGGCGGCGAGCGTCAACCGCCGGCTCCGCGCCGTCGCTGAGCGCGTGCTCTGGCGGGAGCTCTGCATCTCGCGCGCGCCGCGTATGGTGGCGTCGCTCACGGCGGCCGCgggggtcggagtcggagccgccccgccgcctccgggGCGCATTGGCGGCGGGTGGCCGGCGCTGGCGAAGCTGCTCTCCTTCTGCTGCGGCGCCGCGGGGACGGCCGTGGCGGTGCCGGGGCACCTCACGCGGGTGTCGCGCTTCTCCAAGACCTCCGGGCGGAGCTTCCTGTCGCGGCGGTGCAGGAGCGACATGCTGTACGTGTCCGACCCGTGCGAGCACGCGGTGCCCGGCGCGGACGACGACCTCGGCGCCTACCGCGGGGTGTTCCGGTGGTTCATGCGGTCGCGGACGCGGGCCTGCCTGCTGGGCCACCAGGCCGAGCTCGACCCGCGCGTGCGCTGCCCCTACTGCGGCGCGCGCGTCTGGAACATGGTCGCCGCGAACCTCGTGCCGCGCGGCGCGTCGCGCCGGATGGGCTCGGACGAGGGCCGGCTCGAGTACTACGTCTGCGTCAGCGGCCACGTCCACGGCAACTGCTGGCTCGCGCATCTCACCTCAAGTGAAGGCGAACACGACGACGACCCCGACTCCGACGACGCGTCGGAGGGTGGCAGCGGCTGGGACGGCCATGTCGCCCCGTGA